The window GGACTGGTTGAACGGGGTGTTGTCGACATCGGGGTGCATGCCGATTGGCGTTCCGTTGATCAGTAGCTGGACCTTTGCCTCGTGGCGTTCTTCCCAATCAATGACCCGGCAACCGATGTCGGCGGCCAGCATCTCAGCACGTTCACGGGTTCGCGAACTGATCGTGACGTCGCATTTGCGTTGACGCAGCCCCCATGCAATGGCTCGCGAGACGCCGCCGGCACCCAAAATCAACGCAGTCTTTCCCTGCAGTGAATTCTCGGTGCCGCGTTCGATTTTGAACGCTTCTTCGATGCAGTCCATCGCAGCGCGGTAGTCAGTGTTGTAGCCGAGGCAATCGTCGCCGTTGAAGATCATCGTGTTGATCGCGCCGATACCCGTGCAGCTGGATTCGGCTTGCGTGCAGTACTGCAACGCCGATTCCTTGTGAGGAATTGTGATGCTGATTCCTTGAATGCCCAGTTCTTTGCAGGTCCTCATGAAGGACGGCAGGTCATCCTTCGGCACGCGAAGTGGCAGGTAGCGTGCGTTCAGTCCCGCATCGACGAACGCGGCGTTGTGGATCAATGGGCTGTGGCTGTGGGCGACCGGATCCGCGATCACGCCGAACAACGCAGTGTCTTCCTTGATCGTTTCGTAGTGATAAACGCTGTTCATTTCCTTCCAGTTGAGCTGGCCGGGGGCAAGCTTTTTGTCGGAACTGAACGTCGCGTAGGTGAACGGAGATCCGACACGGTTGGCAAGGATTCGCGTCAGCATGCCGATTTCGCCCATGCAGATTCCGATCGTCGGAATTTTCGCGTTCTTGCACAGGTTGATCATTCGGATGTTGTCCGAGAATGAATTCGCCATGCAAGCGATTTTGACGATGTCCGCGTCTTCGGCGGCCATGGCCTCGTGCAATTCGTCCAAGTTCTCCGGCGTGCCACTGAAGTCGTGGTAGCTGATGATCCGTTTGGTGTTGCCGTAGCGAGGAATCTGAGCCGCGACGTCGGCTTCGATATCGACGTACTCGGCACCTGCCGCGATGACACTCCGCAGAAGCATCAAGCGATCTTGTTCGGATCGTTCCCATCGACCGCCATCTTCTTTCCTGCGAACCGTGGCGACCACAGGGCCCGGACGGTCATTGAGTAATCGTTTCAGGTCGACGGCGCGGGAAATGTAATCGAGACGCAGTTCAACGAGCTGAGCACCTTGTTCGACCAAGAACTGGTGTTCGGCAATCATGCGTTTGTGGCGGGCGCGGCCGAGACTGACACAAATCATAAATGTTCGGTGGTCGGGATGGAGGATGGATGGGGCGAGACTTCGCCACGAGGTTATAATAGTCGGCAGCGTTCCGAAGGGCAGTACGGGAGGCCGATCTCAACGTCACAAATTGTGCTGAATTGACCATGTTTTACTGCCGCCAAGACACGTTTCAACGCTTCCAAGACAACTCGTCGGCCAGAAAGGTTCCCACCATGCTTCGCTTCGGTTGCTGCTTTGCCTTGCTGCTGGGTGGATTCGTTTTGCCATCGGTGACGGCAGAGGATCTCAGCTCACAGATTTGGCCCACGTCCAGAGGCGATTTTGCCGCAACAGGTGCTCGCTCGAAGGGAGTTGCCGACGAGTTGGTTCTGCAATGGGAAACGAAAACCGCCGAGGCAATCGAGGCGGCTCCAGTCAGCGACGGCAAGCATGTTTTCGTCGTCGATGTAATGGGCGGAATGGAAGCTCTCGAGCTGTCGACGGGAGAATCGCTCTGGCGTCACGAACTGGATACTGGCTTCGTCGCTTCGCCTTCGTTGTTCGTTCCGCAAAACATCAGCCAGGCAATTGGTGCGGTGAATGTTTTGGATGCCGGTGATCTGCCCGAAGGGACCACTCCGATGACGACGGAACAGATCGATGCATGGTCGGCGACTCAAGCCACCGTGTTGGTGTCGGGAGACGTCGAAGGGAATGTCGTCGCCTGGGATCCAGCCTCGGGGGAGCAGCTTTGGAAAGGTTTGACGGATGGTGAGATCAGTGCTTCGCCATCGTTTTATGTGCTGCGTCGTCTTGGAGCATCCGGTGAAATCGAGCTGCAACCAAGAGCTTTGGTGACTAGTCAGGACGGCAGCCTGTATTGCTTCGCGATGAAGTCTGGAGAGCTGGTTTGGAAATACGAAACCGGCGATCAGATTCGGTGTGGAGCTTCTGTCGGCGATGGGAAGACTTATTTAGGAGGGTGCGACGGTGGCCTTCACGTGGTGGATTTGACCACTGGGAAGGCTTCGCGGGATGCAATTCCACTTGGCGGACCAACTGGAAGCACGCCAGCGATCCGCGACGGCAAATTGTTTGTGCCGATCATGGATGGAGTTTTGTACGCGTTCGCTCCGCAGGGCGATTCCGAAGAGGACGGCATGCCGACGTGGGAGTACAGCGATCCGGATCGAGCCCAAGAATATCGCGGCAGTGTTGCGGTGAATGATGATGTGGTGATCGTCACGAGCCGAAACAAGACGGTGGATGCGATCGAGCGATCAACGGGCAGACTGCGCTGGAGGGTGACACTGAAACGACGTGCTGATGCCTCGCCCGTTATCGCCGGTGACGATGTCTGGGTCGCTTCCACTGACGGACGACTCTTGCGTTTGTCGATTGAGAATGGGGATGAAAAATGGAATTTCGAGATTCGGGGGGCCTTCATCGGCGAACCTGCCATCGTAGGGGAACGCTTGGTCATCGCGGATGACGAAGGCGTGGTTCGAAGTTTTGGGCCGAAGTAAACATTCTTAAGAAATGCGTTTCTGAACTCGATTCGGAGCTCACCGGTTCGGTGTTTGCAGCCAATCGACTATTCTGAAGTAGACCATTCGCACGCAAACGGGAAACCTATGACGACTGCATCGACCCAGGACGAGTCTCGCGAAAAACAGCCCGAAGGCAGCAAGACTGAAGTCGGTAGTTACTTCATCAGTAATTATCCGCCCTACAGTCAGTGGAAGGCGGATTCGCTCGATGAAGTGAAGCAGCGGATGGCTTCTGCGCCGACCAGCGAAAATCCGCTGGGGTTGTACCTGCACATCCCGTTCTGTCGGAAACGCTGCAAGTTTTGTTACTTCAAAGTCTTCACTGACGTCAAAGCACAAGAAGTCCAGCGCTATGTCGACGCGTTGTGCAATGAAATTTCGATGGTCAGTCAGTTGCCAGTGATGGGCGATCGACCGTTCCGCTTCGTTTATTTCGGCGGAGGGACACCCAGTTTTCTGTCCCCGAAACAATTGACGAAACTGGCCGATCGATTGCGTGAGCACATCACTTGGGATGGTGCCGAAGAAGTCACGTTTGAGTGTGAACCGGGCACGCTGAGTGAGACCAAGGTCAAAACGTTGCGAGAGCAGTTGGGCGTGACCCGATTGAGTTTGGGAATCGAAAACTTCTCTGATAAGTTGCTTGAAGAGAACGGTCGAGCACACCTTTCCAAACAAGTTTTCTCGGCCTGGGAATGGATCGAAGCAGCTCAGTTCCCCAACGTGAACATCGACCTGATCTCGGGAATGGTCGGAGAAACCTGGGAAAACTGGAAAGACAACATCCGGCGAACAATCGACATGTCACCGGAGAGTGTGACGATCTACCAAATGGAATTGCCCTTCAACACGGTTTATAGCGCCGACATCTTGGGCAACAAAATTCAAAGTCCTGTTGCGGATTGGCAGACCAAGCGTGACTGGGTCAGCTATGCCTTCGACGAAATGACATCGGCGGGCTACAAAGTCAGCAGTGCCTACACGTTGGTCAAAGATACGGGGAAGGTGAACTTCTCTTACCGCGATAACCTCTGGCGAGGAGCGGATTTATTGGCAACAGGAATCGCGAGTTTCGGCCACGCCGCAGGAGCTCACTACCAGAACTTGCCGCACATGGAGCAGTACCTCGGTGCGATTGAAGGTGGAGAGCTGCCTTTGGGACGTGGGTTTGTACCGACCGAGCATCAAGCGTTGATCCGCGAGATGATCTTGTTGCTCAAACGTGGGTTCCTCGAACGCGAATATTTCCAGTCAAAGTTCGGCGTTGATATCGTCGAAAATTGGAAATCGGTTTGGGAAGGCTACGTTGAAGAAGGGTTGGCGGAGATCCATCCAGATGAGGTGAAGTTGACTCGCGAAGGGTTGTTGCGAGTGGATTCGATGCTCCCTGCGTTCTTCGAACCTGAACACCAGAACGTTCGCTACACATGATGCAGCGTGCTGTTTGGCGGACTTCTCGGCGCGATTTAGAAATCGGCCGGCGTCCGCTGGTGATGGGGATTCTGAATGTCACCCCAGATAGCTTCTCGGATGGCGGTCGATTTGTTTCTCCCGGTCAGCAGCTGACCACCTCGGAAACATTGGACCTAGCGGTCGAGACCGCGTCGAAGATGCAGGCTGATGGAGCCGACTTGATCGACATCGGCGGCGAAAGCACGCGGCCGTATAGCGATCCGGTGGATGCGGAAATTGAGACGGAACGAGTGGTTCCGGTGATCGAGCGGTTGGCGAATCACTTGGCCATTCCAATCAGCATCGACACCAGCAAAGCGTCCGTCGCCAATGCGGCCATTCAGGCGGGCGCGGAAATCGTCAACGATGTGAGTGGTCTGGAAGGCGATCCGGAAATGCCAGCGGTCGTCGTCAAGACACGTGTTGGCGTCTGTGTGATGCACATGAAGGGCACTCCGCAGACGATGCAGGACGATCCCAGCTACCGCGACGTTGTTGATGAAATCGAGCGGTACTTGCTGGCTCGACGGCAGGCTTGTTTGGACCAGGGAATCGAGCCCGAGCGAATCTGCCTCGATCCCGGCATCGGTTTCGGGAAAACACACGACCACAATTTGACCTTGCTGCGAGCGACCCATCGTTTTGCTTCCATCGGCTCACCCATTTTGATCGGTCATTCCCGAAAAGGTTTTATTCGCAAAGTCTTGGATCGAAATGAACGTGGTTTAAATGACGAGTACAACCCGATGGCTGGCACGTTGGCTGTTTCAATGGCGGTAGCAGCGGCGGGGGCTCACGTCATTCGCGTGCACGATGTCGCAGAAACCGTGCAGGGGTTGGATTTGTTTGAAGCATCAGGTGGCCTAGCTGTCTCAACCGATAATCGTGCTTTCTAGAAAGTACCGATTGAGGAACGCTTGGCGTTCCTCTGCTGGTGTCGCTGCAAACTGCACCATCGCATACAGACGTTTTTGATCTCGCTGTCGTTTCTCCGCCAGCCAATCGTTGTCACGGAACTTCTCTGGCAAAACGCCAATCAGCTGAAAGCATTCCGGTTCTCTTGGGCCTGCGACAACACCATGTCGATCGAGCATCGCAATGGCTGTGTCGACCCGGTGGTCATGTGGACTGACCCGTTGCAATTCCTTGCGAAGCCAGTCCAAGCCGTAGGCGGTGCATCGATCCGCATGATGTTCCAGAGCGAACATGAGACGGTCGTAGAAATCCGCATCGGGGTTGGCCCACTCGATGAATTGCATCTGCGTCATCAAGTCGTCTTGATCGTAGAGCCAAAGGCAGCGGCTTGGTTTGTCGTCACGGCCCGCTCGACCAATCTCCTGATAATAGGATTCGATCGATCCAGGGGTTTCAGCGTGGATGACCAGCCGAATATCTTCTTTATCGACTCCCATTCCAAATGCGGGAGTGGCCAAAACGAGGTCTCGTTCGCCGGACATGAATTCGTTTTGTATCCGACGGCGGTCCCTTCGTGATTGATCACCGTGGTAGCAGACGTGATCGATAGACCGTGCCAACAACAGGTCGCTGAAACGGGCCAGTGTTTTGATCAGCGAGAAGTAGATGATTGCGCCGCCAACGGGCGTATCGTCGGTTGGAGAAAATGGTGGGGCCGAAAGTGCTTCGAGAATCGTTTCGAATTTTTCGTTCTCGCCCATCACGGACTCGACGTCGATCCGCAAATTGGGACGATCAATCCCTTCATGGAACAGTCTCATCTCGCCTTCGGCCAGGCCAATTTGATCCACGATGTCCGCCCGGCATTCCGCGGTTGCCGTCGCGGTCAGGGCAATCGTGGTGGGAGAGCCCAGTTGTTTCCGGATGTCGGCGATTCTGCTGTAATCTGGTCGGAAGTCGTGGCCCCACTGGCTGACGCAGTGTGCCTCATCGATTGCGAGCAGCTGAATGTTTCGGCCCGAAATTGCGTCTAGGAATTCAGGTTTGCGAAATCGTTCAGGCGTCACGTATAGCAAACGATATTGGTTGTCGCGTAAGTTCTTCTGCCTCTTTTCGCGTTCACTTCGATCCAAAGAGGAATTGATGAGCGTCGCGTCGACGCCTTTTGCTACCAGCCCATCGACCTGGTCCTGCATCAAAGCAATCAGCGGAGAAAGTACCAACGTCAGATCGGTGCCGGTCCCCAGCAACGCGGGAATTTGGAAGCACATCGACTTGCCACGCCCTGTTGGCATGATCACCATGGCGTGCTCACCGGCGAGAACGTGCTGAATGACGGCAGATTGGCTGGGGCGAAATGAGCGATGCCCAAATACGTCCTGCAGGATCTTCTGGGCTTGGTCCAGCGAACGCTTACCCAACTTCAAATTCGCGTTGGCTGACTCACCCATCGGTGACGAAACTTTCTATTTTGGGATTCGAGAAACATGAGCGAAGTCGACGTCATCTACGAAGACAACCATTTGCTCGTGGTAAACAAACCGACCAAGTTAGCGACGATGGGAGCTGCTGGGCAGCCGACTTTGCATTCGCTCGGTTGTGATTACATCCGGCGGACGTGCAACAAACCGGGGAAGGTTTACTTGGGCATCGTCAGTCGATTGGATTCGATGACATCAGGAGTCATCGTGTTGGCTCGGACGAGCAAGGCAGCGAGCAGGCTGACGCCTCAGTTCGCCAATCATTCGGGTGATGGAGCCCGGAAAACATATCTTGCCGCAGTATCAGGTCGAGTCGAGCAGCAGCAAGGTGAGTTGGTTGACGACGTCTACAAAGATGAGACTGCCCACCGGATGCGAGTGGCTCATCATGCAAGAGCAGATGCAAAAGAAGCTCGTTTGGAGTTTCATTTGATGGGATATCACAACGACTCAACGCTACTGAGGGTGACGCCGCTCACGGGTCGGAAGCACCAGATTCGCCTGCAATGGTCGGAGGCTGGCTTTCCTATTCTGGGAGACCAAAAGTACGGGAGTGAGCGAGTTTGGCCGAACGGCATCGCGCTCCATAGTTGGCGGCTCTCAATCATTCATCCAACGACGAAAGATCGCATGGCATTTGAGGCTCCCATTCCGGAGGCTTGGAAGAACCGGCTCGGATCGAGCTTATTCACGTAGGCGTTTGATGCTTTTTCTTGGCTGGATACGAAAAAACGCCGCACCCAAAGGATGCGACGTTCGAATGCAGCGACTTAGAGCTAGCGATCTAGTTGCCTCGCAGCAGTTCCTGGATGCCGTAGGTGAAGAAGGTACCGAGGCTAAAGTTCAGCAATTCTTCTTCGCACTTGTATTGCAAGATCAGAGTGTCTCCGGGCTGTACCAGAGGTCGGCTCCGTGGATCGTTGATGGATCGAGCAAGGTCGACTTCGATGGCAACCTGTCCGTTGCAAGGTGTTTGACGAAGCACGTAAAGCATTCCCGGTGGGACGCCACCAACGGAACTCGCTCCGCCTAGGCCTCCCATCCCACCCCTGCCTGATTGACCGATGCCACCCCCGGCGATCGCCATCGCTCCGAGAACATCGAGGTCGTAGTCACGAGGCAGTGGGAACTCTCCGCCAGGCAGCAAGCCGCCGGTGTAGAACACTTCCGTTTCGCGATTCTCGATGTAGACGATGTCGCCGTCTTGCAGTTCCACATCTTCAGGTGTGATGTTCGGAATGACTCCAGGTGGCAACCGCAATGGGATGCGAAGGATTGATGGGTCTGGCGGAAGTTCAGGCGGACAAACACATGGGTCGAGCATGGCGTTGCGTTGCGAGGCGTAGAAGTCTCGAACAAACTGAGCTCGTTTGCGTTTGTCAGCTTCGCTGGCTCGCAGAACGCGAACTTCGTTCTTCGCGTTCAGGCCAGGCAATCCGCCGGTCTCAACCAAAGCGTGCAAAATGTCGTTCTTGTACGCAGGAAGTTTGACCAAGCCGCCACTGGCAGATCTGTCGCGGC of the Rhodopirellula bahusiensis genome contains:
- the aroE gene encoding shikimate dehydrogenase, coding for MICVSLGRARHKRMIAEHQFLVEQGAQLVELRLDYISRAVDLKRLLNDRPGPVVATVRRKEDGGRWERSEQDRLMLLRSVIAAGAEYVDIEADVAAQIPRYGNTKRIISYHDFSGTPENLDELHEAMAAEDADIVKIACMANSFSDNIRMINLCKNAKIPTIGICMGEIGMLTRILANRVGSPFTYATFSSDKKLAPGQLNWKEMNSVYHYETIKEDTALFGVIADPVAHSHSPLIHNAAFVDAGLNARYLPLRVPKDDLPSFMRTCKELGIQGISITIPHKESALQYCTQAESSCTGIGAINTMIFNGDDCLGYNTDYRAAMDCIEEAFKIERGTENSLQGKTALILGAGGVSRAIAWGLRQRKCDVTISSRTRERAEMLAADIGCRVIDWEERHEAKVQLLINGTPIGMHPDVDNTPFNQSSLNQFMVVFDTVYNPENTLLIKQAVQKQSRVITGVDMFVRQAAYQYKLFTGQEASIDLMRKKIKEATNPVQVN
- a CDS encoding outer membrane protein assembly factor BamB family protein, yielding MFYCRQDTFQRFQDNSSARKVPTMLRFGCCFALLLGGFVLPSVTAEDLSSQIWPTSRGDFAATGARSKGVADELVLQWETKTAEAIEAAPVSDGKHVFVVDVMGGMEALELSTGESLWRHELDTGFVASPSLFVPQNISQAIGAVNVLDAGDLPEGTTPMTTEQIDAWSATQATVLVSGDVEGNVVAWDPASGEQLWKGLTDGEISASPSFYVLRRLGASGEIELQPRALVTSQDGSLYCFAMKSGELVWKYETGDQIRCGASVGDGKTYLGGCDGGLHVVDLTTGKASRDAIPLGGPTGSTPAIRDGKLFVPIMDGVLYAFAPQGDSEEDGMPTWEYSDPDRAQEYRGSVAVNDDVVIVTSRNKTVDAIERSTGRLRWRVTLKRRADASPVIAGDDVWVASTDGRLLRLSIENGDEKWNFEIRGAFIGEPAIVGERLVIADDEGVVRSFGPK
- a CDS encoding coproporphyrinogen-III oxidase family protein; this translates as MTTASTQDESREKQPEGSKTEVGSYFISNYPPYSQWKADSLDEVKQRMASAPTSENPLGLYLHIPFCRKRCKFCYFKVFTDVKAQEVQRYVDALCNEISMVSQLPVMGDRPFRFVYFGGGTPSFLSPKQLTKLADRLREHITWDGAEEVTFECEPGTLSETKVKTLREQLGVTRLSLGIENFSDKLLEENGRAHLSKQVFSAWEWIEAAQFPNVNIDLISGMVGETWENWKDNIRRTIDMSPESVTIYQMELPFNTVYSADILGNKIQSPVADWQTKRDWVSYAFDEMTSAGYKVSSAYTLVKDTGKVNFSYRDNLWRGADLLATGIASFGHAAGAHYQNLPHMEQYLGAIEGGELPLGRGFVPTEHQALIREMILLLKRGFLEREYFQSKFGVDIVENWKSVWEGYVEEGLAEIHPDEVKLTREGLLRVDSMLPAFFEPEHQNVRYT
- the folP gene encoding dihydropteroate synthase, producing the protein MMQRAVWRTSRRDLEIGRRPLVMGILNVTPDSFSDGGRFVSPGQQLTTSETLDLAVETASKMQADGADLIDIGGESTRPYSDPVDAEIETERVVPVIERLANHLAIPISIDTSKASVANAAIQAGAEIVNDVSGLEGDPEMPAVVVKTRVGVCVMHMKGTPQTMQDDPSYRDVVDEIERYLLARRQACLDQGIEPERICLDPGIGFGKTHDHNLTLLRATHRFASIGSPILIGHSRKGFIRKVLDRNERGLNDEYNPMAGTLAVSMAVAAAGAHVIRVHDVAETVQGLDLFEASGGLAVSTDNRAF
- a CDS encoding RecQ family ATP-dependent DNA helicase, with product MGESANANLKLGKRSLDQAQKILQDVFGHRSFRPSQSAVIQHVLAGEHAMVIMPTGRGKSMCFQIPALLGTGTDLTLVLSPLIALMQDQVDGLVAKGVDATLINSSLDRSEREKRQKNLRDNQYRLLYVTPERFRKPEFLDAISGRNIQLLAIDEAHCVSQWGHDFRPDYSRIADIRKQLGSPTTIALTATATAECRADIVDQIGLAEGEMRLFHEGIDRPNLRIDVESVMGENEKFETILEALSAPPFSPTDDTPVGGAIIYFSLIKTLARFSDLLLARSIDHVCYHGDQSRRDRRRIQNEFMSGERDLVLATPAFGMGVDKEDIRLVIHAETPGSIESYYQEIGRAGRDDKPSRCLWLYDQDDLMTQMQFIEWANPDADFYDRLMFALEHHADRCTAYGLDWLRKELQRVSPHDHRVDTAIAMLDRHGVVAGPREPECFQLIGVLPEKFRDNDWLAEKRQRDQKRLYAMVQFAATPAEERQAFLNRYFLESTIIG
- a CDS encoding RluA family pseudouridine synthase → MSEVDVIYEDNHLLVVNKPTKLATMGAAGQPTLHSLGCDYIRRTCNKPGKVYLGIVSRLDSMTSGVIVLARTSKAASRLTPQFANHSGDGARKTYLAAVSGRVEQQQGELVDDVYKDETAHRMRVAHHARADAKEARLEFHLMGYHNDSTLLRVTPLTGRKHQIRLQWSEAGFPILGDQKYGSERVWPNGIALHSWRLSIIHPTTKDRMAFEAPIPEAWKNRLGSSLFT
- a CDS encoding polysaccharide biosynthesis/export family protein; this translates as MNINLFQTRVWKHIRTTVGLGVAASLVASLTGCSSLTQPIDGVPAHRLPPEFFPAPKNNLVPVDIALLSLEPPRDYQLGPDDILGVYIEGVLPFNPPNTPPEPPPVNFPEQDSTLPPSIGYPIAVQDDGTLSLPLIEPLEVEGLTLDQVREKIREAYIDNDILREEKARPIVTLIKERTYDVIVVREDGLGEGNQRSLQAQSSEFIRGRDRSASGGLVKLPAYKNDILHALVETGGLPGLNAKNEVRVLRASEADKRKRAQFVRDFYASQRNAMLDPCVCPPELPPDPSILRIPLRLPPGVIPNITPEDVELQDGDIVYIENRETEVFYTGGLLPGGEFPLPRDYDLDVLGAMAIAGGGIGQSGRGGMGGLGGASSVGGVPPGMLYVLRQTPCNGQVAIEVDLARSINDPRSRPLVQPGDTLILQYKCEEELLNFSLGTFFTYGIQELLRGN